One genomic window of Desulfurococcus mucosus DSM 2162 includes the following:
- the twy1 gene encoding 4-demethylwyosine synthase TYW1, giving the protein MSIEWSEVKRRREEFWNSSPVYRAIYDRLVKQGYHLIGTIGAVKRCHWSKEAVLRNRYCYKCLWYGIESHRCIQMTPVAAWCWNRCLHCWRLQPEDIGMHWDDTRPPVVDDPEVLVEESIRVHREIMAGFKGNPRADQRLVEEALNPKHAAISLTGEPLLYPRLGELIEEYHRRGITTFLVTHGTRPDVLGSLEVEPSQLYISIEAWDKDSYEHFNRPLVPRAWELFNETLGLIPSFKSPTVFRFTIVKGFNDHDVALRSFAGFVEKAQPSYIEVKAYMHIGGSRGRLFKNNMPSHGEVRNVAARLAELTGYQVLSESIPSRIVLLSRVGKPLRHGKGCPDGVEHPEKYAPPLTEEYEELQD; this is encoded by the coding sequence TTGAGCATAGAGTGGAGTGAGGTCAAGAGGAGGAGGGAGGAGTTCTGGAACAGTAGCCCAGTGTACAGGGCTATATATGATAGGCTGGTTAAACAAGGCTACCACTTGATAGGCACCATAGGGGCTGTGAAGAGATGCCACTGGAGTAAGGAGGCGGTTTTAAGGAACAGGTACTGCTACAAGTGCCTCTGGTACGGTATCGAGAGCCATAGGTGTATACAGATGACGCCTGTGGCCGCATGGTGCTGGAACAGGTGTCTCCACTGCTGGAGACTGCAGCCCGAGGACATAGGCATGCACTGGGATGACACGCGTCCACCAGTGGTCGACGACCCGGAGGTCCTCGTCGAGGAGAGCATAAGGGTTCACAGGGAGATAATGGCTGGGTTCAAGGGTAACCCGAGGGCTGACCAGAGGCTCGTGGAGGAGGCCTTGAACCCTAAGCATGCAGCGATAAGCCTGACGGGTGAACCCCTCCTCTACCCGAGGCTAGGGGAGCTGATAGAGGAGTACCATAGGAGAGGGATCACCACGTTCCTCGTCACTCACGGGACGAGGCCGGATGTGCTTGGAAGCCTCGAAGTAGAGCCCAGCCAGCTCTACATTAGCATAGAGGCATGGGACAAGGACAGCTACGAGCACTTCAACCGCCCCCTTGTACCCAGGGCATGGGAGCTCTTCAACGAGACCCTTGGCCTCATCCCCAGCTTCAAGTCCCCCACGGTCTTCAGGTTCACGATAGTCAAGGGCTTCAACGACCACGACGTGGCTCTCAGGAGCTTCGCAGGGTTCGTTGAGAAGGCTCAGCCATCCTACATAGAGGTGAAGGCGTATATGCATATAGGTGGGAGCAGGGGCAGGTTGTTCAAGAACAATATGCCGAGCCACGGGGAGGTGAGGAATGTGGCTGCGAGACTAGCCGAGCTCACAGGCTACCAGGTGCTCAGTGAATCCATACCGAGCCGCATAGTGTTGTTGAGCAGGGTTGGTAAACCCTTGAGGCATGGGAAAGGGTGTCCAGACGGCGTCGAGCACCCGGAGAAGTATGCGCCCCCATTAACCGAGGAGTACGAGGAGCTCCAGGACTAG
- a CDS encoding NAD(P)-dependent oxidoreductase — protein sequence MQWDGGLHMAPRILVAGAGLMGSSLAKCLSTRGVVVYVYNRTVEKARALCSEAGCRVLENLDSMPGFDATVVFLFDDQAVSGFIEALVDKGLTAEAGVLMVSSTISPETSIRLHGLVTRAGGVYVEAPVYGSTGEASSCSLVSMLAGDQVARSRAEEAASLYSRRMYWVGGVPQAMALKLALNNIGLALPGLLAESLALLEAYGVGSDVFRMVAGDLWFGSMVERYMERAMAAAGRPRFTVSGAAKDYRVIACTLAGKGYPPLVSQGLAGFYTLAASVMPGEDYPRAVNAYRVLKNPRPH from the coding sequence ATGCAGTGGGATGGTGGCTTACACATGGCTCCGAGAATCCTTGTCGCCGGCGCTGGATTAATGGGTTCATCCCTTGCTAAATGCCTCTCGACGCGTGGGGTAGTAGTCTACGTGTACAATAGGACTGTTGAAAAAGCCCGTGCACTATGCTCTGAAGCCGGGTGCAGGGTGCTCGAGAACCTGGACTCCATGCCGGGCTTCGACGCCACAGTAGTATTCCTCTTCGACGACCAAGCCGTCTCAGGCTTCATAGAGGCACTGGTGGACAAGGGGCTTACCGCTGAAGCAGGGGTGTTAATGGTTTCGTCGACGATAAGCCCTGAGACAAGCATCCGGCTCCACGGCCTCGTCACCAGGGCAGGCGGGGTCTACGTGGAGGCACCTGTCTACGGGAGCACTGGTGAAGCCTCCTCATGCAGCCTGGTCTCAATGCTCGCCGGGGATCAGGTTGCGAGGAGTAGGGCTGAGGAGGCAGCCTCCCTGTACTCTAGGAGGATGTACTGGGTTGGCGGGGTCCCCCAGGCGATGGCTTTGAAGCTGGCGTTGAACAACATAGGGTTAGCGTTGCCGGGCCTCCTAGCCGAGTCCCTGGCCCTCCTCGAAGCATACGGTGTAGGCAGCGACGTGTTCAGGATGGTTGCCGGAGACCTATGGTTCGGCAGCATGGTGGAGAGGTATATGGAGAGGGCTATGGCTGCAGCTGGGAGACCCCGGTTCACGGTGAGCGGTGCAGCCAAGGACTACAGGGTTATAGCGTGCACGCTGGCGGGGAAAGGGTATCCTCCCCTGGTTTCACAGGGGCTCGCCGGCTTCTACACGCTTGCAGCCAGCGTTATGCCGGGCGAGGACTACCCTAGGGCTGTCAACGCGTACAGGGTTTTGAAGAACCCTAGGCCTCACTGA
- a CDS encoding ERCC4 domain-containing protein: protein MGVRLLLPVDVVIDSREDSKHPEFREAFTREGLKTAVRELPAGDFLLMAPEGRRSILVERKSVDDLANSIRDNRIWEQSSMLLEEARRDGHQPLILVEGCLSILEKQRGWRIQSVLRVLDTLILDMGIPVLNTPGKDATIAWIIAKARSLGRTEEKRVFRMRTERKPMDINERILYVAEGVIGPVLARKLLERFKTLRNLANASKHDLLSVEGIGEKRAEEIYLLFNTPWRGSGDESGSDG from the coding sequence ATGGGGGTGAGGCTCCTCCTCCCGGTGGACGTGGTCATCGATTCAAGGGAGGACAGTAAGCACCCTGAGTTCAGGGAGGCTTTCACAAGGGAGGGCTTGAAGACAGCTGTAAGGGAGCTGCCGGCCGGCGACTTCCTCCTCATGGCGCCCGAGGGCAGGAGGTCTATACTGGTTGAGAGGAAGAGCGTCGACGACCTCGCTAACAGTATAAGGGATAACAGGATATGGGAGCAGAGCAGCATGCTCCTCGAGGAGGCGCGTAGAGACGGGCACCAGCCCCTTATACTCGTGGAAGGGTGTCTCAGCATCCTTGAGAAGCAGAGGGGCTGGAGGATCCAGAGTGTTCTAAGGGTCTTAGACACGTTGATCCTCGACATGGGTATACCAGTCCTCAACACGCCGGGGAAGGATGCGACGATAGCGTGGATTATTGCGAAGGCGAGGAGCCTTGGGAGAACCGAGGAGAAACGGGTCTTCAGGATGAGGACTGAGAGGAAGCCCATGGATATAAATGAGAGGATACTCTACGTTGCGGAAGGCGTGATAGGCCCCGTCCTGGCGAGGAAGCTCCTCGAGAGGTTTAAGACGCTGAGGAACCTGGCTAACGCGTCTAAGCACGACTTATTAAGCGTCGAGGGGATCGGGGAGAAGAGGGCTGAGGAAATATACCTTTTATTCAACACGCCTTGGAGGGGCAGCGGGGATGAGTCAGGGAGCGATGGCTGA
- a CDS encoding MraY family glycosyltransferase, with protein MSQGAMADALGYLVPVAVSAATAWLLLDWWVDAGWRLGLKGRDMNKPGEHYAVEAGGVWVLLGAAFGILSYVALDTYLSSDKGSVEYFAVSQVLVLAGLLGLMDDILGWKKGLSQVKRVLLTLPISFPLVVVKAGYTSVELPLIGVLDLGPLYPLLVVPVGVMGASNAFNMIAGYNGLEALQALVITGFTLLFALKKGIVDVIPLLLVMAAAILVFLRYNWCPARVFPGNTFTYGFGAFYASIVIYGNFEKFGLALFTPYFIELALFIRGLLNGVYKENFSKPTPEGCLKPPYSKHYSLTHLAITVVEKLKGCAGERSVVVFITLIEAAAATVALILL; from the coding sequence ATGAGTCAGGGAGCGATGGCTGATGCACTGGGATACCTGGTCCCTGTAGCAGTATCGGCTGCAACAGCCTGGCTCCTCCTGGACTGGTGGGTTGACGCCGGGTGGAGGCTGGGGCTCAAGGGCAGGGATATGAATAAGCCGGGCGAACACTACGCTGTGGAGGCGGGCGGCGTATGGGTCCTCCTAGGGGCTGCATTCGGCATCCTCTCATACGTCGCGCTCGACACATATCTCTCAAGTGATAAGGGGAGCGTGGAGTACTTCGCTGTCTCCCAGGTCCTCGTCCTCGCAGGCCTCCTAGGGTTAATGGATGACATACTCGGCTGGAAGAAGGGGTTGAGCCAGGTTAAAAGAGTATTGTTAACGCTGCCCATATCCTTCCCGCTCGTAGTGGTGAAAGCCGGCTACACTAGTGTCGAACTCCCCTTGATAGGGGTCCTCGACCTAGGCCCCTTATACCCGCTGCTGGTTGTCCCAGTCGGCGTGATGGGGGCTAGCAACGCGTTCAACATGATCGCCGGGTACAATGGGCTTGAAGCACTCCAGGCACTGGTTATCACGGGGTTCACCCTGCTGTTCGCCTTGAAGAAGGGTATAGTGGATGTAATCCCCCTGCTCCTCGTGATGGCTGCTGCAATCCTAGTCTTCCTAAGGTACAACTGGTGTCCTGCAAGGGTTTTCCCCGGTAACACCTTCACCTACGGGTTCGGCGCCTTCTATGCTTCAATAGTGATATACGGTAACTTCGAGAAGTTCGGGCTAGCCTTGTTCACACCCTACTTCATTGAGCTAGCGTTATTCATAAGGGGCCTGTTAAACGGCGTGTACAAGGAGAACTTCAGTAAGCCGACCCCCGAGGGGTGTTTGAAGCCGCCTTACAGTAAGCACTATAGTTTAACCCACCTAGCGATCACCGTGGTTGAGAAGCTGAAGGGATGCGCCGGGGAGAGGAGCGTGGTCGTATTCATAACGCTGATCGAGGCGGCTGCAGCCACCGTGGCATTAATACTACTGTAG
- a CDS encoding VIT1/CCC1 transporter family protein, which yields MSAPSRELGEWYVDEVVSARLYRFLAAATGRRVFEELALMEEKHAGIIAGLMIGRGLKPPRRLPLRARLRERLLRLASRLLGYRVLMLVMEHGELEAVVGYWRLLNDPSMVDARERVLELLRDEVVHEAGLYGEIHGFRVEAEGLKDAVYGMIDALVEIEAGLIGVAAATQPIIAGVAGLISSIAGSISMSVGAYLSTKSENEAASSEELADSVLSTVDKTRFLEKAWRRLREAGLTSEEASAIVELASGSQALLKLLSLHGEKASSPVKAARNAGLFYVLGAIGPVAPFLANLPLYHSVMLSLLLTLLVLLALSVFISLVSGARVLRVFAEYALLTLAATAATFTVGLAARRLLGLEV from the coding sequence ATGAGTGCCCCCAGCAGGGAGCTGGGTGAATGGTACGTCGACGAGGTTGTAAGTGCTAGGCTATACAGGTTTCTCGCGGCTGCAACAGGCCGGAGGGTGTTTGAGGAACTAGCCTTGATGGAGGAGAAGCATGCCGGCATCATAGCTGGATTAATGATTGGGAGGGGTTTAAAGCCTCCCAGGAGGCTGCCGTTGAGGGCTAGGCTGAGGGAGCGGTTGCTGAGGCTTGCATCGAGGCTACTCGGCTACAGGGTCTTAATGCTCGTCATGGAGCACGGTGAGCTGGAGGCGGTGGTGGGCTACTGGAGGCTCCTCAACGACCCCTCTATGGTTGATGCCAGGGAGAGGGTTCTGGAGCTCCTGAGGGATGAAGTTGTTCACGAGGCAGGGTTGTACGGGGAGATCCACGGGTTCAGGGTTGAGGCCGAGGGCTTGAAGGATGCTGTATACGGTATGATAGATGCACTCGTAGAGATAGAGGCCGGGTTGATAGGTGTTGCAGCGGCCACGCAGCCGATCATCGCTGGTGTAGCCGGCTTGATATCATCGATAGCGGGCTCAATCAGCATGAGTGTGGGAGCGTACTTGTCAACCAAGTCTGAGAACGAGGCGGCGAGCAGTGAGGAGCTCGCGGACAGCGTGTTGTCAACCGTGGATAAGACGCGGTTCCTGGAGAAAGCATGGAGGAGACTGCGTGAAGCCGGGTTAACGAGTGAGGAGGCTTCAGCCATAGTTGAGCTTGCCTCAGGGAGCCAGGCTCTCCTGAAACTACTGTCGCTCCACGGTGAGAAAGCCTCTTCCCCTGTGAAGGCTGCTAGGAACGCCGGCTTATTCTACGTGCTGGGTGCCATAGGCCCTGTTGCACCCTTCCTAGCGAACCTACCGCTCTACCACTCCGTGATGCTCTCACTCCTCTTAACGCTCCTCGTCCTCCTCGCCCTATCAGTATTCATCTCCCTGGTGTCTGGTGCAAGGGTCCTCAGGGTTTTCGCCGAGTACGCTTTGCTAACCCTTGCAGCCACAGCAGCCACTTTCACGGTTGGCCTTGCCGCCAGGAGGCTCCTCGGCCTCGAGGTCTAG
- a CDS encoding SLC13 family permease encodes MDVFVLLVFAAVVALVSMDLVEKHVLGAAVLALLLFTGALSPVELYEAVEWDVLGVVAGMSLLTGFLRDSGFGEAVSKRIVSRVRSPRLLFFTLILLSGFISLFLDNVSTVSLMGLVVFYVAKEAGLNPVDLFIGVALAAGMSGSATMVGDPPAMIVAGYFNLSFLDFFFYRGRPSMFFITVAAMLASTLVYTLFHSGRSRVQGSPSAGGEGFDKVYLAEASASLTVTVALLSVRNVLGLPLTLCVSAGLALILAARLLVHRDYKGVLEVARGSLEWRLPVFIASVFALSAGLLKYGWIDRFVAAVLSATGGGFTAVSSVLIGVSVLASAFIDNTPYIVASLPLTSKLATAIGADPVALAWALLLGTTLGGCITPIGASSNMVAVGILEMAGHRVSFTGFVKKALAFNMVNVLTGWLIYLLAYSPP; translated from the coding sequence ATGGATGTATTCGTGCTACTGGTCTTCGCTGCAGTAGTAGCGTTGGTCTCCATGGATCTCGTTGAGAAGCATGTCTTAGGGGCTGCTGTGCTAGCCCTCCTGCTCTTCACGGGTGCCTTAAGCCCCGTCGAGCTCTATGAGGCTGTTGAATGGGATGTCCTCGGCGTTGTCGCCGGGATGAGCCTGTTGACCGGCTTTCTCAGGGACTCCGGTTTCGGTGAGGCTGTGAGCAAGCGGATTGTGTCAAGGGTGAGGAGCCCCCGCCTCCTATTCTTCACCCTGATCCTCCTCAGCGGCTTCATCAGCCTCTTCCTCGACAACGTGTCAACTGTTTCATTAATGGGGCTCGTCGTCTTCTACGTTGCCAAGGAAGCCGGCCTCAACCCCGTGGATCTCTTCATAGGTGTCGCACTGGCTGCAGGCATGTCGGGGTCGGCTACAATGGTTGGGGACCCCCCTGCGATGATCGTTGCAGGCTACTTCAACCTCTCATTCCTAGACTTCTTCTTCTACCGTGGGAGGCCCAGCATGTTCTTCATCACGGTGGCAGCAATGCTGGCCTCCACACTGGTCTACACGCTCTTCCATTCAGGGAGGAGCAGGGTACAGGGGTCTCCTTCAGCCGGCGGCGAGGGCTTCGATAAAGTATACCTGGCGGAGGCATCGGCCTCGCTGACTGTGACAGTGGCCTTGCTGAGCGTGAGGAACGTCCTCGGGCTACCGCTCACGCTCTGTGTTTCAGCAGGGTTAGCGTTGATCCTGGCTGCCAGGCTACTCGTCCACAGGGATTACAAGGGTGTCCTAGAGGTTGCACGCGGCAGTCTTGAATGGAGGCTCCCAGTGTTCATAGCATCGGTCTTCGCTCTCTCAGCAGGGCTCCTCAAGTACGGGTGGATAGACAGGTTTGTTGCAGCCGTGCTCTCAGCCACAGGCGGCGGCTTCACAGCTGTCTCATCAGTACTGATAGGGGTGAGCGTGCTTGCCTCAGCGTTCATCGATAACACGCCCTATATTGTTGCAAGCCTCCCCCTGACCTCCAAGCTGGCTACAGCCATTGGAGCAGACCCCGTTGCACTGGCATGGGCCCTCCTCCTCGGGACAACCCTAGGCGGATGCATAACACCCATAGGCGCCTCATCCAACATGGTTGCAGTAGGCATACTGGAAATGGCTGGACACAGGGTTTCATTCACAGGGTTCGTGAAGAAGGCCCTAGCATTCAACATGGTGAACGTGCTCACAGGATGGCTCATCTACCTCCTCGCATACTCGCCTCCCTGA